A stretch of [Clostridium] innocuum DNA encodes these proteins:
- a CDS encoding PRD domain-containing protein has protein sequence MKKAPRMKDIQNLIASYTANGITAHTYDFSSCNAHDIALILKIDRTNVSRVLNQLHRENRLIKLQGRPTLYLDAGVIHSFSTEPVPYTLPVGRDIQEYLHQDKLVRVREHSSRQTLTYTGIHANESLHSLYQELLAILMYPQALQSLALCAPYGEGKHHFLKFFIEKAKELQMLGRHTQILEHVLSDAADEQNQIYNMHPETPAFLILDVQCSDMHIVQQVAEKLQKQHAALHSSWKVCYLFHDANADIAQLQRFIDYPMVFPSYEMRTLKERLEIIFAEIQRQSDILNQTICLHKNVITCMALANKAYTTHISLQELRRSIIRAHYSFIQRKANVIDITFEHLSDGMLNSIRDVSSRFAQLHSILDLFDGDVLYFIPQTSCRFFTALHHAVLNEQHLIDSNDDEQIVSICNSMLKKTEKIEINTIRSIFVKELYDLMFPLLASTPLKQKETMIFVLFEYLQNLITELKNNTYTRSFTPSHGLGTKRTDAVTEDIAQIIQSKMEVVLPQDERILISTYLQLAIQKLEAKTPILFVCHGEDIAANYEKYIRSANLYENCHSLDYSEAWRRKEFHLFLDHVCDRIQQIDNHETLLLFSDIAPLTEIGEQISSRLHIDVQSYAPISLPLILNTISAMKHGHAQEYSQPQTPSFPASSLSENSRTLIDRISRQILQQSLVFLDANKASSSLMVVLLNILKKLKLGYSDEITIRFIIHGAFVIERAIRSDPLPNKKTREIINSHADVYNTISLELNELNNIFNISISKAEIATITQIFLEYM, from the coding sequence ATGAAAAAAGCACCTCGAATGAAGGATATTCAAAACCTGATTGCCAGCTATACGGCAAACGGCATTACAGCACACACCTATGATTTCAGCAGCTGTAATGCGCATGACATCGCATTGATTCTGAAAATTGATCGAACCAATGTATCCCGCGTTCTCAATCAGCTGCATCGTGAAAACCGGCTCATCAAGCTGCAGGGACGCCCTACCCTGTATCTCGACGCCGGTGTCATTCACTCATTTTCTACAGAGCCGGTTCCGTATACACTGCCGGTGGGAAGAGATATTCAGGAATACCTGCATCAGGATAAGCTTGTGCGCGTGCGGGAGCACAGCAGCAGGCAAACGCTCACCTACACCGGTATTCATGCGAACGAATCCCTGCATTCCCTGTATCAGGAGCTGTTGGCGATTCTCATGTATCCCCAAGCCCTTCAAAGCTTGGCGCTTTGTGCCCCCTATGGAGAAGGCAAGCATCATTTTCTGAAATTTTTTATAGAAAAGGCGAAGGAGCTGCAGATGCTTGGCAGGCATACACAAATACTGGAGCATGTGCTAAGCGATGCGGCAGATGAGCAGAATCAGATTTATAACATGCATCCGGAGACCCCCGCCTTCCTCATTCTGGATGTACAATGCAGTGATATGCACATTGTACAGCAGGTGGCAGAAAAGCTGCAGAAGCAGCATGCCGCCTTACACAGCAGCTGGAAAGTATGTTACCTGTTTCATGATGCAAATGCGGATATCGCACAGCTGCAGCGGTTTATAGACTATCCGATGGTGTTTCCCAGTTATGAGATGCGTACGCTGAAGGAACGTCTGGAAATCATATTCGCTGAAATACAGCGGCAGTCCGATATTCTGAATCAAACCATCTGTCTGCATAAAAATGTAATCACCTGTATGGCACTTGCAAACAAAGCATATACCACACACATTTCCCTGCAGGAGCTGCGCCGTTCCATCATACGGGCACATTACAGCTTTATTCAGCGCAAGGCCAATGTCATCGATATCACCTTTGAGCATCTGTCCGATGGTATGCTGAACAGCATTCGGGATGTATCCTCCCGCTTTGCACAGCTGCACAGTATCCTCGATCTGTTTGACGGTGATGTGCTTTATTTCATACCGCAGACCTCCTGCCGCTTCTTTACCGCACTGCATCATGCCGTCCTGAATGAGCAGCATCTGATTGACAGCAACGATGATGAGCAGATTGTTTCCATCTGTAATTCCATGCTGAAAAAGACAGAGAAAATAGAGATCAATACAATTCGCTCCATCTTTGTGAAAGAGCTTTACGATCTGATGTTCCCGCTGCTGGCATCCACCCCGCTCAAGCAGAAGGAGACGATGATCTTCGTTTTATTTGAATATCTGCAAAATCTCATAACGGAATTAAAGAATAACACCTATACCCGCAGCTTTACACCGTCACACGGTCTTGGGACAAAGCGCACGGATGCTGTTACGGAGGATATCGCACAGATCATTCAATCCAAGATGGAGGTTGTGCTGCCGCAGGATGAGCGCATTCTGATCAGCACCTACCTGCAGCTGGCCATTCAAAAGCTGGAGGCCAAAACTCCGATACTGTTTGTATGCCACGGGGAGGATATCGCCGCTAATTATGAAAAATACATACGCTCAGCCAATCTTTACGAAAACTGTCATTCGCTCGATTATTCCGAAGCCTGGCGAAGAAAGGAATTTCACCTCTTCCTCGATCACGTATGCGACAGGATCCAGCAGATCGATAATCATGAGACCCTGCTGCTGTTTAGTGATATCGCTCCGTTAACAGAGATTGGCGAACAGATCAGCAGCCGTCTGCATATCGATGTACAAAGCTATGCCCCTATCTCGCTTCCGCTTATTCTCAATACCATATCCGCAATGAAGCACGGGCATGCACAGGAATACAGCCAGCCGCAGACACCAAGTTTTCCTGCTTCCTCTCTCAGTGAGAATTCCCGAACACTGATTGACCGTATTTCCCGTCAGATACTCCAGCAGTCCCTGGTCTTTCTGGATGCGAACAAGGCTTCCTCCTCTTTGATGGTTGTCCTGTTAAATATTTTGAAAAAGCTGAAGCTCGGTTATAGTGATGAAATTACCATCCGTTTTATCATACACGGTGCATTCGTCATCGAGCGTGCCATCCGCAGCGATCCCCTGCCAAACAAAAAAACACGCGAGATTATCAATTCCCATGCCGATGTGTACAATACGATCAGTCTTGAGCTGAATGAATTGAACAATATTTTCAACATCAGTATATCCAAAGCTGAAATTGCCACGATTACACAGATCTTTCTGGAATATATGTAA
- a CDS encoding glutamate--tRNA ligase → MKKVRTRFAPSPTGYMHIGNLRTALFEYLIAKHEDGDFILRIEDTDQERYVEGAVEIIYDTMKEVGLHHDEGPDIGGDFGPYVQSERLPMYKEYADQLVDLGGAHYCFCGEEEIEKQRKEAESLGISFKYDDPCKHVSVEEARERIAKGEKYVVRQTIRHDGETYFDDEVYGRIEVDNSILDESVLLKSDGYPTYNFANIVDDHQMGITHVVRGNEYLSSTPKYNLIYQSFGWDIPTYVHVPPVMKDEQHKLSKRNGDASFQDLVKKGYLPEAILNYIALLGWSPETEQEIYTLDELIKVFDIKRISKSPAIFDIDKLTWMNGMYLRAMSTETFCELAKPYIEESVHRPVDIMAVARILQPRCDILTSIPESLDFIDELPEYDNAMYIHKKMKTTYEIAYKALQAAQSALSELNDWSSEENLHELLLSLPKQMEMKNGQILWPVRTAITGKQFTPGGAIEIAHILGKEETLKRIAKGIEKLEAELA, encoded by the coding sequence ATGAAAAAAGTAAGAACAAGATTTGCACCAAGTCCTACCGGGTATATGCACATCGGAAATCTGAGAACAGCATTGTTCGAATATCTGATTGCCAAGCATGAGGACGGAGATTTTATTCTGCGTATCGAGGATACCGATCAGGAACGTTACGTGGAAGGCGCTGTCGAAATCATATACGATACCATGAAGGAAGTCGGTTTGCATCATGATGAAGGACCGGATATCGGAGGGGATTTCGGACCGTATGTACAGTCTGAGCGACTGCCGATGTATAAGGAGTATGCCGATCAGCTGGTTGATCTGGGAGGCGCACATTACTGCTTCTGCGGTGAGGAAGAAATAGAAAAGCAGAGAAAAGAAGCGGAAAGTCTGGGAATCTCTTTCAAATACGATGATCCATGCAAGCATGTGTCTGTGGAAGAAGCCAGAGAACGTATTGCCAAGGGAGAAAAATATGTTGTGCGTCAGACGATTCGTCACGATGGAGAAACGTATTTTGATGATGAGGTGTACGGCCGCATTGAGGTGGATAACAGTATTCTGGATGAATCCGTGCTGCTGAAAAGCGACGGCTATCCAACCTATAATTTTGCCAATATCGTGGATGATCACCAGATGGGTATCACGCATGTTGTGCGTGGAAACGAGTATCTGTCCTCCACTCCAAAATATAATCTGATCTATCAGTCCTTCGGCTGGGATATTCCAACCTATGTGCATGTTCCACCGGTTATGAAGGATGAACAGCACAAGCTGAGTAAGCGTAACGGGGATGCCAGCTTTCAGGACCTTGTGAAGAAAGGGTATCTTCCGGAAGCGATTCTGAATTACATCGCTCTGCTTGGATGGTCACCGGAAACAGAGCAGGAAATCTATACACTGGATGAGCTGATCAAGGTGTTTGATATTAAGCGTATTTCCAAATCACCGGCTATTTTTGATATTGACAAGCTGACATGGATGAACGGTATGTATCTGCGCGCGATGAGCACGGAAACATTCTGTGAGCTGGCAAAGCCGTATATCGAGGAATCCGTTCACAGACCGGTGGATATCATGGCGGTTGCACGCATTCTGCAGCCAAGATGTGATATTCTGACCTCTATTCCGGAAAGTCTGGATTTCATTGACGAGCTGCCGGAATATGATAATGCCATGTATATTCATAAGAAAATGAAGACGACCTATGAAATTGCATATAAGGCATTGCAGGCGGCACAAAGTGCCCTGTCAGAGCTGAATGACTGGTCGAGTGAAGAAAATCTGCATGAGCTGCTGCTGTCTTTACCGAAGCAGATGGAAATGAAGAACGGGCAGATTTTATGGCCGGTTCGTACTGCCATCACCGGAAAGCAGTTTACACCTGGCGGTGCCATTGAAATCGCTCATATCCTTGGAAAAGAGGAAACCCTGAAGCGTATTGCAAAGGGGATTGAAAAGCTCGAGGCTGAGCTTGCCTGA